The sequence below is a genomic window from Cucumis melo cultivar AY chromosome 5, USDA_Cmelo_AY_1.0, whole genome shotgun sequence.
gaaaaaaacgtTCTTTACTTGTGTTTTTTTCATAGGCAGCAGAGGGAACTTTCAGTGGGAGCCGAAGTCTACACTCCAATAATAGTTTATACATACTCCCAACCAGAGTTGCTTTTGGATCCTATAAGACAATCAACACTTGGAGATTCTGCATATTATTATGGGTATGTATTAATTTACACGTTGCTGTGTTACGATAAAAATATTATGTCAAATAATATTTGAGTAATTATAATGAATAACAATTTAAGGGATAATAATGAAAAGTATATcaacattttataaaaattgcaaatatagtaatgTTTATCAACGATATACTTTTATCACTAACAAACTCTTAcgatctatcagtgatagaacaatatttgtaatatggtctatcagtgatagattgaaaaattttgctacatttgtaattttttaaaatattgttttatatgcaaatattttgaatttaattgttGTGTTTGCCATTGTTCCAATTTTATTTCGAAGGAAAACTTTACTCTTGACCTAGTTattaaaaagaagagaaaaaaaacaactttGAAGAGTATAACAGGTTAGGAAAACATTAGGCTTAGAGCCAAATTTATGAGGTTAGATAATGGAAAATACTCCCAACGAGTTTGCTTTTATTATATTCCCAAACTTTGAAAACTTAAAGAACAACTTTGTTGGCTTTTGTTGTTGAATTTATAGGATTTGTAGGTAGATAGTTATCTTTGAgaaatttctataaaaagtACATACCTATGCTATCCTTCTGATGGTAAACTTTTATAAACACAATCTGGGTTAAAGATTgcaattttctaaaatataaaacttATTAATTAGttagaaaatttgaaatttgaaacttAACTGTACAACTACTGGAAAAAAATGGACTagatctacaaaaaaaaaaaaaaaaaaaaaaaaaaaaaaaaaatctcaaatattaAAGCTTGTTTTTAAAGGTTAAAGTAGAACTGTGAGTTAAGCTCAGTGATgattgaaatattttttatcttttgttgTTGTAACTAAGAAAGGTTACTAACAAATATGCTTTACTAATATAATCTGTAAACTCCCATATCATTTTTTTGCTATTATTGGAACGAGATTGGGTTATTGGGTTATCCAGTCTCTTTAGAGAGTGACAATTCTAATTCTACTTTTTCTAATCTTTTTAAAGGGAGAATAAATGAAACATTTCTTTTTGTCATGATATAAATGTAAATTATTAGTTAATTGGTTATATGATAATAGTGatttttgtaaattaaaaaacaattgtAACATATGTTATCAAAATTTATAGTAAAAACACAAATTACAAAaggttttttaaaaagtaataataaactAGTAGGATGCACAAAAATTAGTACTCATAGAAAAGATAACTAAAATTGTACAATTGAAAGcatatgaaataaaaatatttgaagtaGAACACAACTTTAAAATATAGGGATTAAAGTCATATTTTTAACCTAAATTATGAAGTGAAATTTAAAACTCTCTCTCAATTGTAGTTTTGTTTTGCTTTGATCACTTTTATTTAAACTAGTTTGTGTGGTTCTTTAAATTGTTCTATTCAAATAGTTGGACTAAAAAAATGCAAGATAgaaatttatgaatttttttagtGTAAAAGACACCGTTGTCTATTCAAACATATATTTGTTGTTAACTTGTGGTATTTTATATACATAGCCATTTTCTTTATGAAAATATCCACCGTTAAGTTGTATGTATCCTTAAAACGCTAATAAAATGGTATACTACTTTGACTCAAATAGTTGTAGCAAAACAATTAGCTACATCTTATTATTGCTATTTGATCGTGATGTTCCGTATGTAGTATCTAAATTATATGTGGACATCAAAATATACCCCACTTTGCTTTGATATACAACAAATTTGATACAAGTAGTTATAATGGAAGACATGTCAAACATGAATTTTTGAAGGATAAGACATAGTATACATCATTAAAAGATTTAAGAGTGAAATATAAAGATTATTTTCGATAatggtttatatatatacacattaagTATTGATTTTAGAAAAGAATTATAATGTACcatttgacaaattatttattgTAGTAAGATAAATTTAGAAGTTTAAGTTTAAAGCATGAGGTTAAGAAGAAGAGGGAAGGAGGGTGTGAGGACTAGAGAGAAAAATGGGAAGAGGAGGGGTATCATttcttaaaaattatttatcgaTATCAACGTTTTATCCATACTACTGGtacttttataaaatttatacaTCGATGTTTTTCTTGATGTCAATATTTTAAAAGCTTGAAAGCCACTAATTCAATTTTggataaaatgaaattttatgtggatattttagaaaaaaactaGCAACATTAATCGATAGAATATTCAATCGAGTCATGAAAATGCTCAAACTCGATGTAGTATAATTTCATTTTGATGTTTAAAATGTCAATATTCACGTTAATATCGAGATCTCAATTTTAAGAGATGGTGATAAAAGTGTCGATTAAATATTAATGTTGACAGACACttaagattttttaaaatatatatttaacattttaaaattaatcgtTGAAGGTTGCCTAAGGCAAGACCTAAAGACTATGGGCGATCTTGACCCCATAGGACCAGGAGGAGACACAGGGCGACGTGCAACGCTCAAGGATAAAAGTCAATTCCTTGAGGTTTGGGTTGACTAGCCTAGTTGATAAAAATATATAACTAttgaaaaataatcaaaatgtGCTTAGTGTAGCACCCTGCTACTTCAAACGTTAAAAACAACCTAACATCGGTATACATGTAATTAGAGGCACATGTCAATAGAAGAGCCTATAGGTAGCTTCATTCAACGTCcttaaaagaataaataatcTCCAAATGAGAATTATACTTCATGCATTAACTTAATCATCATAGAATGTGGTAGATTTATCACAACATTAGTGCAAAAATCTCTTACACAAAAAAACTCGAAAAAGCGAGAAGCAAAGTTGGAAGATCAAGCCTACAATGAAACCTACGATGAAATTAGACAATATTTGAACATCAACATTCATCGATAATCTTTCTACTCTTTCTAAAATGtgtttaaatatttgttttaatattaTGGTCATGTTAGATTACGTTTGTtgcacattttttaaaataaatattttatcattttagtaCCGTGTAACGAAAATATTGACCcacctttcttttctttgttgaCAAATGTATGTATTGGTGAAAATGTCACAAACATATTAAATGTACATATATATTTCACCTAAGAATTTTTAGCACaataaaaacaagaaaatttGAGAATTGCATATGTCAAAAAAATTTTAGTATGATTTTTACATATGCTTttaatatcttttaaaaaatctatAAAACTTAATATTATCGTAAAATTgtccaaaataaaaaattaacaaaatatttacccttaaaataaatataatatactataaattttgttttttaaagaattattttatagtgcgtaaatagtttgttaattttttaaaaatttcaatatttatatatttatatacacacgtatatatatcttaatatagttttttttttctggagCCACAAACATCTTAAActaataaaatttcttaaaaaaagtaaaactatAGGAAAAGGATTGCaaaaagtttaaataatttaaattagatCAATTGAAGATATCCTAATTCTTTTTGGGCgtcaaaatataataataacaaaaagaaTTCTTAGGGTTTTCGTTCTACTTCGTTTCTGCAGTCGTGGTGAGTGGTACTCCCTCTCGCTCGTCCATCTGCTCGCCTGACGTTCGTCGTCGGCCGTGCTGTCGTCCTCCGTCCTCCGTCGCGCCGTTCCCTTCGCCTTTTGTGGCATCTCTTTTTTTCTCGTAAGTCAGCATACTTctcgccttcttttttctttcgtCCACCAGCCTCACCACGACTGTAGATCTAGAATCTCCAGTAGATTTTATTGTTTGTTTATCCTTTAATCTAATTTCTGAAATCATTAAATTTATCCTTCAATCTGTCATTTCGTTTCTTCTCTGAGATGATATGCTCAGGGTTTTGATTTACGTGTGCATTTAATTCTGTTCTCTATGACGTTTATGGGAAGAATTAGGTTCGGGTTATTAAGTCAAATGTTTTAATCTATAATTTGCATATTTATGGGGTGCTAATGGAGTATTTTATGTAATTTTCTTGTAGTTTTTCTGATAACAGCCTCTTCCTCCCATGGCTTTGTCGATAATTGAGTTTGAAGGCTGAGTTATTGTTTGGGGATTTCTGAATAGTTCATTGATTTATTGAAAGTTCCATTTAAGGCAACAAGGTCAGAGTTGGGCCCAACTAGGATTTTCCATGGCGCATCGGTTGCTAAGGGATCTGGAAGCTGATGGGTGGGAGCGCTCTGATTTTCCCATCATCTGCGAGTCTTGCCTTGGCGATAACCCCTACGTTCGCATGGTACGCTCTTTCTTGGTTCTtctatattatttaattttagtacCCCTAACGCCATGAGTTACTTCGATTTTACTCTTGAATTACGTTCAAAATTTCACAATTAATCACTTGAATGTTTGAATTAGTACTTGAATTGTACGGTCCTTGCTCCTTGATAATACTATAGCAATGAATGGATATtggaattttgtttttttgcaATTAATGTCTTATTATTTGATTAAGACATAACTTTTGATCCATTGGATGTAATATTCGAATGCAGACGAAAGCTGATTATGATAAAGAATGCAAAATTTGCACACGCCCATTTACAGTGTTCAGGTGGAGGCCTGGACGTGATGCTAGATATAAGAAAACAGAGATTTGTCAGACTTGTAGTAAGTTAAAAAATGTATGTCAAGTTTGCCTTTTGGATCTTGAATATGGCTTACCAGTTCAAGTTCGAGACACTGCACTCTCTATCAACTCCAATGATGCTATTCCCAAGAGCGATGTGAATAGGGAATATTTTGCCGAGGAGCATGATCGAAAGGTATGTACTTTCTGTTGAAGTGTTTCCTTTAACTATATCCTGATTACTCCTTGTAGTTATTGGTGAATACATTTGGTGTGGACTAAAGTGTTTGTAAATTTTCAATTTGATCACTTCGCAACTTTGATGTTGCTTACTTGGTTTATGCTAATTCTGTTCAATGTTGATCATGCAGGCTAGAGCTGGTATTGATTATGAGTCCTCATATGGAAAGGCACGACCAAACGACACTATTTTGAAGCTTCAACGAACCACACCATACTACAAGAGGAATCGGGCACATGTTTGTAGTTTTTATATTAGGGGTGAATGCACTAGAGGTTCTGAATGCCCTTATCGACATGAGATGCCTGAAACTGGAGAGTTGTCCCAACAAAATATCAAGGATCGTTATTATGGGTATGGTTGATTTATTCCTTTTGAAGATTAGATGTATTTAATCATCTTGCATTTGCTTGCATATTTTAAGGTTTTTTTAGCATATATCATATGAAGTATAGTCTTCCAAAAGCAATTGTTTGTTGGAAAACGAGGATAATTGCTCAGTTATTTGTGCACAAACAATCGATTCGAGGCTCTGTTCAGAATGGTATCTCTATTTATTTTTGCTCCATGTTTAAAATGCTTGCGCCATGCATTGCTTGCTCATTGAACAAGTTACATTTGGGAAGGGATGGAGGAAGGTAAGGGGTCTCACTTGATTAGATGGGAGAGTTTTGGGAGGCTGGTTTACTTGGGGCCTGGGGGCCTTGAAATAGGGAATTTAGGGATCTGTACCAAAGCTTTTTATTAGACAATGGTTGAGACATTTTTCCTTTGAACCCAACTCACTTTTGCACAAGATTATTGTTAGTAAGTTTGGGCCTTGTACTTTTGAATGGCTGTTGGGTGGGGTCAAAGTCACTTATTGGAATTTATGGAAAGATATTTCTTGTGAGCTTCCTTCTTTCGCTCACTTGGTTAATTGTGTGGTGGGGGAGAGGAAAGAAATGTAGTTCTTGGAGGATAATTGGGTGGGTCGGGTTCCCTTTGCTCTGCATTTCCTtgtcctttcatttttcttcccTTAAAGACAGagtagttttttattttttcttgtcGAGCTTGGAgctttatttccttttcgtttGGGTTTTGCAATTCCTTTTTTCGTTATTTGTTGTTTCCTTCTCCTATTCGtgaatctatttttttttactttttggaGGATTAGATTCCGAGGGAAGTGAAATTTTACACCTAGCAAGTGTTACATGGCTGTGTTAACACTTTGGATCGGCTTGTAAGAAAATTGCTTTCGTTTGTTGCCTTGTTTTGTTGTACTCTATCAGAAGGCGGGGGAAGACTTGGATCACATTCTTTGGAGATTTGAGTCTGAAAATTCCTTCTAGAATAAATTTTAAGCTTTTGGCATTTCTCTTGCTTGACAATAGGACATTAGTAAGATTGGGGAGTCCCCCCTCCATCATTTTTTGTTTGTGTAAAGTATTGATTTTGTATGGTTTGCTGCGGTGTATTCTATTTTGTGGGGCCTTTGGGGCGTAGAGAGTTGGAGAGAGAACCTAGTGAAGTTTGGTCCCTCGTTAGTATCATGTTACTTTTTGGACTTCAATTTTGGAGATCTTTTGTAGTTACTTTTTTTGCTATTTCCTATAGTTGGAGCCCTTTCCTTTAAGGAGGCTTTCTGTTGTGGCTTGACATTTTGTATTCTCACGTATTATTCTTTCATCTTTTCTCAATAAAAAAGAAGGCCTAGTATGTCAGCCATTGACAAGCTAAACCTTGTAGTCCCCTTCTGCTCTGGTGTGTTGATTTCTCATCCATCATATGTTTTGTTCTATTCGTGAACATTTGTTCTCCTATTCCCTTCTGAATTAAGCTTCCTACTCTATTGAAGGTGAAACTTCTTTGGCCTTCACTCAAATGCTTAACAAAGTCGAtttctctgttttttcttttagtcAATTTCTCGTATTGGTTTGTTGTAAGTGTgtgtattgttgttattattattattttgctgATGCAcattgattttttgttttggttgaTTGAGATTGTTGCTTGTGACCTCCTCATCCATTCGGACAACTTTATTATTGTTTCATACAATTATCTAATTTTTAGATATCCTAAACGTTGAtgtttgtttgaattttttagAGTTCTTTAAGATTCATATACCTGTTTGTCAAATAACAATAAATACTGATTGTTTGGTATTTATTTCATTCATCTCGGGAGATACAAGGGTTTGTTTGTTTGGAAATTCTTGCCTCATCATTGTACAAGGATTAATGGAATGGAAAGATGAAAGAATACAAAACGGCAGAACATATGGAACCCTACATGCAACTGAAAGAAGGGAGAGAATGTGTGAGTGAGTGAAACCAAACCTCCAAGTATCCCTCAGAACATTATAATCTACTAGCACCATACAGAACACTACCCTTGGGGAAGATAAAACAGAACCTCCTCAAGCATAAGAGGGAGTCACGAGGACAGAATCCCAGTTATTGGGCATGCAAATGACAAATCTCAAAGGTCTCTGATATGCAGTTGCAAATTGAATGAGTGAAACTGATATCAAAGAAATGGCTCTGCGACTTGTTCCTAAATAAATGCACCAATCCGCCCAACAAAGAGGAGGAATGATGAAAGCATCTGTGATGTAATTGTGCTTGAAATGTTTTAGTTCATTTTTGTACAGTTGGCGCCAGTTGAATAAAATCGATAAGCAAATGTGCCCCCAATACGTTGGCGTTGATATAGGTGGTCTCCCTTCATTTTATCGAAGTAAAGGTATTCATAACAAGTTTGGGAGTTAGAAAAGAGTTAGGACCGTATTTGAACTGGTTTATAGGTCGTACGGCTCTGTCTTTGTATTCTAAGGAGTTAGAAAAGTGTTGGATTTATGAATAGTATCAAACTTAATTTGATTGATGGTTACATGCTGATTATATTTCTTTCTCGCATTTCATGTTAAAAATGAGATTACTTTGTCATTTAGAATGAAGAGATATATTACTAACTTTTTTAATCAACACCTCAGGGTTAACGATCCTGTTGCACTGAAGCTTCTTAACAAGGCTGGAGAGATGCCTTCCCTCGAACCTCCAGAAGATGAGAGTATTAGAACCTTGTATGTGGGCGGACTTGATGCTCGAGTCAGTGAGCAAGATCTTCGAGATAACTTTTACGCTCATGGAGAAATTGAATCTATCAGAATGGTGCTACAACGTGCATGTGCTTTTGTAACCTACACCACCAGAGAAGGTGCAGAAAAGGCTGCAGAAGAGCTTTCTAACAAGCTGGTAATTAGGGGCCTTAGGTTGAAATTGATGTGGGGCAGACCTCAAGCACCAAAAGCCGAGATGGAAGGTTCTGATGAAGCAAAACAAGCTGCAGTGGCTCACAGCGGAATGTTGCCGCGAGCAGTTATCTCACAGCAGCACAACCAATTACACCCTCCGGGAACCCATGATCAACCTCAAGCTATGCACTACTTCAATATTCCACCGCCACCACCTCAACAGGAGAGAGCATTCTACCCATCAATGGACCCCCAAAGAATGGGAGCTCTGGTTTCGACTCATGATGCGGGGGTACCCCCTAATGGACCTACTGGTTCAACTGAAACTAGACCCGGTCCTGAGAAACAACACCAACACCAACACCAACACCAACAGGGACATCAATTTCCCTATCACCCTATGCACCCACCACCACCTGCACAATATCAACAGCAATTTTATCCGCCGCCATATGGTTACGTACAACATTATCCACCATACCCTCCTTATCATTCGGGCATGCCACCACCGCCGCAGTCCCAACCCCAGCCCCAGCCCCAGCCCCAGCCCCATCCCCCTTCAGGTTCCCAGCAATATCAGCAGCAGCATTCTGCACCATCAGGCTCAGCCCCTCAGTCCCATGGAGGAGCATCTTCCGGTTCAGCATCGGTGGGATCAACACCTTCAGCAGCTGCTCCATCTTCAACATCTGCTGAACCTGCATCATCGTAGATCTCTGAGGCACAAGGCTGTTGGCGAACTTCCAAACTGGACGCTTCACTTGGACGGGGAGGCACAGAACGCCCGGGAGGGGAAGGTGTTACGCATCCCCTGTTCATATCTTGACTTTGTTGTCATGACTTTTGATATGTAATATTATAGGCTTTTACTGGAAATGGGATATGAGCAATTTGGATTTGTCACTTTCATTCCCTCAGTTTCTTCCTTccttattttagtttaaatcCAAAATGAAATGGAAGTTAAATTCCTTTGTTACAAATTGTTGTTCAAAAGTTCAttattacttttaaatttattgattaTTAGTAACAATCTAACAACATTTTCTTTCAATACAACGCTATTTTAGGGAGTTCCTTCTGCCTTCTAcattaatttttagtttaaaaaatcaagaaaaatttAATTCAAAGAGATGTTTTATGTCAAATGTCAAATATTTACATATAATCACTTGGCATTAATATTTTCAACTTTGATTGCGCCTAATCTAGTTACGGTTATATTCAATTTCACTGTTGAATTGCGATAATTCAATTTTGGATAAAACAGCCTTTCAAGTGCAATTTATAAAACTAGTTTTTGTTTGGCCACAAGCAATGAGACtaaccaaaaaatcttcaaaatataacaagaaaataattttgaataGATGAGAATGAAAATAGAGAAGCCATCTTTATTCAGCTTGTTCTATGAACATCTCTAATTATTGTTAAATTATGCTCATTTTAGCTATGATCAGCTCATTTTAGCATAACGATCCTAGCTTAATAATTGAAGGCGTTAAAGAAGGATTTATGAAATCATCGAGAcaatgatatttaaaaaaaaaaaaattgaatttatcAAATCATAACAACTAAATTTAAAGTAGAGaaataaattctaattttctccaaaaaaaaaaaaaaaattcacatatgcataagtttaaatttcatataaaatgGAAAATTGTCTATGTGCTGAGATTTGGACTTGTCTAATAAAACAAATGCCTTCGAGTTGTGATTTTCGCATTATTTGTCTTCGGCTATTGTTTTGCTTTTTAATGAGCAAaccaaagaaaaacatatatttgTCTTTAGGTATGAGTGGTTTCTTTTCACAAATATACAATATTTAGATTTCTCAACGTTACTATCCATAGGCTTTTTCTTAAAGGCATATAAATATTAAACAACAAGGAGACACAAAGTAAAATACACAACACAACAATAAACGGCCAAGGAGAGTCCCCCAAACTCAAAACACATGGTCTAGAATGACTATCTTTCATAACgatagtaaataataataatggaagAATTACACTTTTAGTCTATGAAAtttgaatttagtttttatttgatcttttgaagttttatagtttttgttattaccaattttatcattttagttCATATTATACAAGGtacttttataaaaaaagatcAATAATGTGACACGTATTGGAGTTTTGAGAAATTATGAAATGAATTTGATATTATAAAATCAAGTCCAAAACACTCGATCCAAATATCCAAATAACTTCACtactattattataattttttttattgggaTTCCTTACTAAAAAGatagaagaaagaaatatgGAAGATGAATGTAGCAATAAAGCAAAGAAAAGCATGTTAGATGATgattaggaaaagaaaaagagtaatGAACCAAAAGAGGGTAGCAACCCATTAAAGATTGTGAAGGGCCCACAATGTGAGATGAAAGTTCCATAACATAGGTTATGTCTGTGTCATGGGCATGTGGGAAAAAACAAATGATATATAGGaatattgtttaatttgaaaGTAATAAATGTATAATAAATTAGAAAGATTTGTCCATAAGGGTAATGGTTATGGAATAGCATGTGAGGTTTGGAGATACATTGCACCCTAAGTTGATTCCTAAATATATTGGCTTTATGTGTACTAACCTAATGTGTGagatttattttctttatttattcaCAAAATgttttattcatatatatatatatatatgtatgtatgtatgatatgtttattttttctaGCACAACATTGACCATCAAGGATGAGGGAAGGTCGACCTTCTTTATTGGAAATGTTTTGGTCCATTCAGGTTTGTAAGATAATCTATCTTTATCtg
It includes:
- the LOC103493581 gene encoding zinc finger CCCH domain-containing protein 40-like, coding for MAHRLLRDLEADGWERSDFPIICESCLGDNPYVRMTKADYDKECKICTRPFTVFRWRPGRDARYKKTEICQTCSKLKNVCQVCLLDLEYGLPVQVRDTALSINSNDAIPKSDVNREYFAEEHDRKARAGIDYESSYGKARPNDTILKLQRTTPYYKRNRAHVCSFYIRGECTRGSECPYRHEMPETGELSQQNIKDRYYGVNDPVALKLLNKAGEMPSLEPPEDESIRTLYVGGLDARVSEQDLRDNFYAHGEIESIRMVLQRACAFVTYTTREGAEKAAEELSNKLVIRGLRLKLMWGRPQAPKAEMEGSDEAKQAAVAHSGMLPRAVISQQHNQLHPPGTHDQPQAMHYFNIPPPPPQQERAFYPSMDPQRMGALVSTHDAGVPPNGPTGSTETRPGPEKQHQHQHQHQQGHQFPYHPMHPPPPAQYQQQFYPPPYGYVQHYPPYPPYHSGMPPPPQSQPQPQPQPQPHPPSGSQQYQQQHSAPSGSAPQSHGGASSGSASVGSTPSAAAPSSTSAEPASS